ttgtatggATCCACTTGACATAATATCTACACACAGcatctgattggaggctagtcccactttgtcccacagcaacatgaAAAGAGATTAGAtctgtgtacagtttctgttaataatgtatcaagtgtccatttcattataatatttatatttattataaaaaattgaacatacacatgtattttatgtctgttaaaGAGGgctggaggtggggtcacactttaaaaatgaacttgaaagtaacacattagttactttctgaagtaactagttacttttataatttgtaactgagtatctaatttagatactttttggaagaagaaaCTAGTAGAGATAATGGTCCTCTGATAGCGTGAGGTAATGATGCACACATGCCCAAACATTTAGTCACAGCTGCTACAAGATTACTCTAACCAGCGGCCCGGGATTTAGTGGTTGAAGAAGTATTTAGAAGTTTTACGTAAAGTTTAATGTAAAGGTATATAAGAGAAGTATAAATTAGTATCACAAGATATCACGAGATATTATTTGCATTACTGTATTACTACTGCATTAtaattacaagtttttttttaaatcaagcagTATGCCTTATTAACAAATTAGGTCTCATGTCTAATATTTACTTTATGTAAatgggctgtatttatatagcgcttttccagtcttaacaactgctcaaagcgcttttacatctacagaaaacattcaccatccacacacattcatacactgtggccggggctgccgtacaaggtgccacctgctcatcagataaacattcacacacattcacactccgatgcgcagcaccgagggcaactcggggttcactGTCTtccccaaggacactttgacaatgactgcagggcggggatcgaaccaccaaccttccgattggcaggcaaccgctctaccactgagccacagccgccccgtaTGTAGAATTATCTTTTCCAAAGTAGTATAAGTCATTAAACAACACACTATGTGACTTGAGTTGAAAAACATTCCCCAATATGGAAATGTTATTTGGGAAAAATATAGATAAACGGGTAAATGTGTGCCAAGATTAAAATTATATCATGATTGTCaagttgtgttattttttaaatatcaacaatgcttggaattaaaaaaaagaatggaatCTTTACAAAACATCACAATTGCAAATGGAATCCATCTGGTATTCCATGGTTCTAGAGTGGCATCACTTAGAAGATGTTTATGTAGGAATTAGAGAATTCTCATCCAGTCAGTGATAGAGTTTGTGATGAGACAGTTGCATTTTCCCTACACTCACAGGTATTTTTGAGAGATTGAAGACCTTCCTGCAACCGTACAAGATGAAGAGGAATTACAACAAAGACAGCGATGTAAGTAACCTCCTTCTGTTGAAAGAAAGATACATTGATCGGGAAATTAATAGCgagacattttcaaatcatactatgtccaaaatatgagtatattaacccttgtgtagtCTTCCCAtcaatcatgaaaaaaacaaaaatgttttggtcactttttccaacattattgtcactttttttcaatgttgtggatgactgttttttaatgtggacatttttagcgcttatttcgacgacccattttttgtgacaaaaataaataaataattaacggaaaacaagtcaaatttgacccaaggatcATGAGGGTTAAGTCCAAAAATTTATAATATGAATACAATTGAACAATTGAgttaaaaataattcaataatacaaaaatatcattatttttacagtcctCGGAGAGCCACAGGAGAAACTGTGACTATGGTCAGTCCAGGATCCTGGACATTGAGAGAGCGGAAAGGGCTGAGTTTCTCTCACTCCTTCATCGAGCGGAGAAACTGTACAACTCCCAGAATACCAAAATTGATTTGATGAGGAAGAGAATGGGAATTTCTATCAAGCAGGATACCCTCCCCTCACCTCAGCCTGAATCCTCTCCACATGGGAGAAGACTTAGgccaattttaaaaaaagataaaatagttCAGAAGTCCAACGTCAGGACCAACCAGACATTGGTAGAAGAGGAGCTTTGCTATAAGAAGAAGCTGCGTCTGGACATTAAGATGGCTGGGCGGACAGCTGCCAAAAAGAGCCCACGTACAGAGGCTTCCCTCAGCTCTGTGGACATGCCCACTCCCACTGAGCTGAGGACCATTTCAAACATTAACTTTTTCAGCCCtactcctcctccatctcctcctgccAGAGCAACCAGGAGACCATCTCGTCTCCCGTTGATTACAATGAAATTTGGTGGCGCAGGTATGTTAATATTGTTGAGTGTTCTTTATTTGAACCTGAATTGAAATCGGCGAAGATTGTGATTACAGTAAAGTGTAAATTTGAGTGttcaagactttttttgttggtaaTCTGAACAGCCAAGGAGGTCGCTGATGGGTGCAAGCTCCAGTCATCAGAGGCGACACTAGACAGATTTGtggagacaataaaaaaattggacTTTTGGCACCGTCCTTCCCCTGAACCATCAACAGCTCCGAGTAGGATCCCAAAGTTGGCATCCAGGTTTACATCACGTCCATCAGAAGCTGTCCCGCCCAACAAAAACATGCCTCACCCTGGGACCCTGGCGATGGCACCCAAGGTTCCAGCACCACCTTCAGAAGCTGCCCCAGCCCACAGAAAAGGCCCTCGCTGTGGGTTCCTGGTGGTAGCACCTAAGTCTGCAGCACCGCCATCAGAAGCTGCCCCGCCCGACAGAAGCGGACTTCATCATGGGACACCAGCGGTGGCGCCCAGAGTTCCAGTACCACCTTCAGAACCCGCCCCAGCCCACAGAAAAGGACCTCCCCGTGGGACCCTTGCGGTGTCACCCAAGTCTCCAACACCAACCTCAGAAGCTGCCCCGCCCAGCAGAAAAGGACCTTGCAGCGGGACCCTGGCGGTGCCACCCAAGTCTCCAGCATCACCATTAGAAGCTGCCCCGCCCAGCAGAAAAGGACCTCGCAGTGACACAAAATGTCCCCCAATAGAAGACCTCCGGCCTTTGGTTGATCCTGAAAAGAGCCTGTCCCTGTGCTTCACGCAGCTGACCACAGATAACTGGTAGGACATCCACATTACAGGGCCACAGCAGTCTGCTGTTGGTTCTAAATCAATGATTAACACAGTTGTCTTCAAAACACAGGGAGGAGAACATGAAAGGACTGAAATCTGTTCGAGCTCTGGCACGACACCATCCAGAACACCTGCAGACCCAACTCCATGAAGTCTGCCTGGTCCTCACAGAAGCGGTATTGCAGacattttcctctttgtttctttgttccATTCACTTCTCATTTGCCTACTTGTACATGTACTTGTACCTATACTGTTTACACAGGGGTATTGACTCTTTTTTACTATCTAGGTGAAAAACCTGCGCTCTGCTGTGGCCTGTTCTGCAATGAGCACCCTAGCAGAGCTCCATACCCAACTGGGTAAGGCCATGGACAAGGAGGCACAGTGGACAGGCCACGTCCTGCTGCTGAAGTTGGCACAGACAACCAACGCCTTCATTCACCAGCAGGCTAACCTCGCCCTGGATGCGCTGGTGGAGAGCTGCAGCACCAGCAGAGTGATAAGTGTTCTCCTCAACACAGGGTTGAGGTAAGAGGAGAGGATGTGATCAGACTTTAGTAGGAAATATAACAACAgcatttaaagtaaattaaatgaatcatATTCAACGTTCTccgttttttttgtcccttcttCAGCCACCGTTGTGCTGCAGTGAGGGGCTGCACAGCCCAGCACCTCCACCAGCTGGCGGACATCCTCGGAGAGGAGCAGATCCTGACAGCAGGGAAGACCTTCACACAGAGTTTCCTTATTGCTGTCAGTAAGATGGCGGTGGATGCTTCCCCAGACGTCAGGTGGGTTAACAAGTCTTGCATGGTCTTGTGGTTTGTGGTTCCTGTGAATAATTtggttagatttttttaatcttcattcAGAATCTCATAGCCCTCTGGGCATTGTGCTTATCAACAAAATTACTAAATGTGAAAGACACTCTGCACAGGTACTACGGACAAAAGATTCTCAAAGGACTCGCCCACCAGAAGGGGTTTGCGGCCCAGTGGGAAAGGACCATCCCAGTGAAAGACAGGCGTCCCTTGGATAAGATCTTGCAGAAGTTGGGGCAGTAGAAGCGGCGGCGATGGAAAGACTGGAGGACATCTGGACAACATCAGGCTTTAGGCTGGTCCGGAGGTGCAGGGGTCAGCTCTGTTACCTCACAGGAAGGTTGTTGTAAGTATtcggcctttctgtgtggagtttgcatgttctccctgtgccagtgtgggttttctccgggtgctccggtttcctcccACAGTCGTAAAGATATGCAGATTAGGATCACAGGTTCTCAATCTTTTTtcagccaaggaccccttacaTGATAGAGAATTTACCGGGGAGGGTCACCTTATGTATGTTAATAGGAATAACTGGACGCAGCCTAATGTTTTAACACTTCTATTAAATACCTAAACAAGATATAAAAAGGCAAATCAAGAGAAAAGGGCTAATTTGAAGGACCTTTCCTATCACACATAACACATGAAGTGTAAAGTGAAGTGTTTCACAGTGCATAGGCTAAATAGAAAAGGGATTCTGATTACAGTAGGCTAATTAAAATACTATTAAAAAACTGGCTGTTTTCAATAGTTGTCAAATGTTACACAATATATGTGATgtataaataacataaatatcCATCCGTCTATATGAAGTAGAGGGTATCTGCTCCATCTCTGGATCCATCTCCATCAGCTAAGgagtccttggcctaaaaaaacaCGAAAGAACCCTGGTCTAGGACATGCGTCTGTCTGCGATAGACAGGCAAGAATTTTCGAAGCTACAGAATTTGGGATTTTTAGTAGTTGTCAGTTATGACCATCACAATTAAAGtaaatgaacatttgaaatatatcagtctgtgtgtgatgaatgaatataatatgcaaatttcactttttgactGGAATTACTGACATAAATCCACTTTTTCATGATATTATCATATCATTATTTTGATGATATTATATACtacaattttttcatttttattacacCTACGTATGATATTGATAATATGATACCACAGCTTCGGCTAAGTAATACCGGTAGTTTCACTGGCATTTACGTGTTTACGGGGGACCTACAAACTAGAAGTGTCCCACACAATTCACGATCACAATTCACTATACCTTCGGCTTTGAGAGGATGTGTCAACTGCATAAAGATGACCTGCTACCCAGGTTCCTCTACCAGTACTACAGTCTTCCTTAACAATCCTAACttgatctctgagccgagaggcaaagacttttttctttccttggTCAGTGGGCCGTGCACAAGACAAGCCcataaatgctgacgattggctgagtTAGAGTAATGTTTCATGGTCGGCCAATCAGAAGTAGAGTTGAAAGCACGCATAGTCGGACACACACCgaacaacacaagcgagtcagtcaacgagagacagaTGTGGggttatgacacacacacacacacagtgtaaatatttgttatttatttttgctatagtgcttaacaagccttatttaattttgcccagttgtggcctgttgaggggcaataaatatcaaaagttccaaaacatctgtGTTGTTATTTGTATGG
The genomic region above belongs to Etheostoma cragini isolate CJK2018 chromosome 14, CSU_Ecrag_1.0, whole genome shotgun sequence and contains:
- the LOC117956591 gene encoding TOG array regulator of axonemal microtubules protein 2-like, whose product is MPHPGTLAMAPKVPAPPSEAAPAHRKGPRCGFLVVAPKSAAPPSEAAPPDRSGLHHGTPAVAPRVPVPPSEPAPAHRKGPPRGTLAVSPKSPTPTSEAAPPSRKGPCSGTLAVPPKSPASPLEAAPPSRKGPRSDTKCPPIEDLRPLVDPEKSLSLCFTQLTTDNWEENMKGLKSVRALARHHPEHLQTQLHEVCLVLTEAVKNLRSAVACSAMSTLAELHTQLGKAMDKEAQWTGHVLLLKLAQTTNAFIHQQANLALDALVESCSTSRVISVLLNTGLSHRCAAVRGCTAQHLHQLADILGEEQILTAGKTFTQSFLIAVSKMAVDASPDVRYYGQKILKGLAHQKGFAAQWERTIPVKDRRPLDKILQKLGQ